A genomic stretch from Aerococcaceae bacterium zg-1292 includes:
- a CDS encoding tRNA threonylcarbamoyladenosine dehydratase: MTMFEQDERFARLHLLVQQEGMAALEQATVMVVGLGGVGSSCAQTLARGGVGHLIIIDGDVVSASNINRQLLAFDSTVGRPKAAVMKEMILDINPHCQVYAVEEFIKAQNIDPVLQTLPHPDYVIDCIDSFYAKTALMQWCMEAQVPLLSSMGAANRLDPSLLSFAYIEDTSYCKMSKTMRHICAELGIQKLEVLYSTEKQVKVPSNGSVKKENTLGSISFMPPMMGMLLASKVLRRLLGLESYQLTPIMKGRRK; encoded by the coding sequence ATGACTATGTTTGAACAAGATGAACGATTTGCGCGTTTACACTTGTTAGTGCAACAAGAAGGGATGGCAGCACTTGAACAAGCTACAGTGATGGTAGTGGGTTTAGGTGGTGTTGGTTCTAGCTGTGCACAGACTTTAGCGCGTGGCGGTGTCGGACATTTAATTATTATAGATGGAGATGTCGTGTCAGCTTCAAATATTAATCGGCAGTTACTAGCATTTGATTCGACCGTAGGGCGCCCGAAGGCGGCTGTGATGAAAGAGATGATATTGGATATTAATCCACATTGTCAGGTGTATGCGGTAGAAGAATTTATTAAAGCGCAAAATATTGATCCAGTACTTCAAACCTTGCCGCATCCAGATTATGTGATTGACTGCATTGATTCTTTTTATGCTAAAACAGCGTTGATGCAATGGTGTATGGAGGCACAAGTGCCATTGTTGTCATCGATGGGAGCAGCGAACCGGCTGGACCCGAGCTTGTTGTCATTTGCTTATATTGAAGACACTAGCTACTGTAAAATGTCCAAAACAATGCGTCATATTTGTGCAGAATTAGGGATTCAAAAATTAGAAGTTCTATATTCTACAGAAAAACAAGTCAAGGTGCCAAGTAATGGTAGTGTGAAAAAGGAAAATACATTAGGCTCGATTAGCTTTATGCCACCGATGATGGGGATGTTATTGGCAAGCAAAGTGTTACGGCGTTTGTTAGGGTTAGAATCTTATCAGTTAACGCCTATCATGAAAGGGCGCCGAAAATGA
- a CDS encoding TatD family hydrolase — protein sequence MKQLIDTHFHLDFIEEKKRQSFISAIANEQIDIIAQTLLPTQYQLIYKQYPVALALGCHPWHIQDRQQMMYELQLFEQLLPTTHYIGEIGLDFAPKRLERVDQCLQVETFTRIIHLLRCYEQHYQHPFIVSIHSVRSATQVIDILEAQALYQGKSQVILHYFNGTSDELTRHIRNGGWLSVHPKMLQTKKGRAYIQQVPLQRLLLETDLPIATSETDTIETQHPQVIHQLVEQLSELLKRDMRPVLLDNQEKLIQRKG from the coding sequence ATGAAACAGCTAATCGACACACATTTTCACTTGGACTTTATCGAGGAAAAGAAGCGCCAATCGTTTATATCGGCAATTGCTAATGAACAGATTGATATCATTGCCCAGACATTATTACCTACGCAATATCAGTTAATCTATAAACAATACCCGGTGGCGCTGGCCTTAGGCTGTCATCCATGGCACATCCAAGATAGGCAACAAATGATGTATGAGTTACAATTATTCGAACAATTGTTGCCGACGACACACTATATCGGAGAGATTGGACTTGATTTCGCCCCGAAACGCTTAGAGCGAGTTGACCAATGTTTACAAGTAGAAACATTTACACGTATCATCCACTTGTTGCGCTGCTATGAACAACACTATCAACATCCTTTTATTGTATCGATACACTCGGTACGTTCAGCCACTCAAGTTATTGATATTTTAGAAGCACAAGCATTGTATCAAGGTAAGAGTCAGGTGATTTTGCATTATTTCAATGGCACTAGTGATGAGCTAACAAGACATATTCGTAATGGTGGTTGGCTGTCCGTGCATCCAAAGATGCTGCAAACGAAAAAAGGTAGAGCGTATATTCAACAAGTACCGCTGCAGCGGTTATTATTGGAGACGGATTTACCAATAGCTACAAGTGAAACGGATACAATTGAAACGCAACATCCGCAAGTGATTCATCAACTGGTTGAACAATTATCAGAATTATTGAAGAGGGATATGCGTCCAGTCCTATTAGATAATCAAGAAAAACTCATCCAACGCAAGGGTTGA
- a CDS encoding acylphosphatase, whose product MKTYELIVSGRVQGVGYRFFAQQCASRHHINGNVRNLSNGDVKIIAQCQSKQLHAFVESLQQPQHRWMRIEAINVNEIPTIKEYSNFTIEYYE is encoded by the coding sequence ATGAAAACTTACGAACTCATCGTATCCGGTCGTGTGCAAGGAGTAGGCTATCGTTTTTTTGCTCAACAATGCGCTAGCAGACATCATATTAACGGAAATGTCCGTAATCTGTCCAATGGTGATGTGAAAATTATCGCACAGTGTCAAAGCAAACAGTTACACGCATTTGTTGAGTCACTCCAACAACCGCAACACCGCTGGATGAGAATCGAAGCAATCAATGTTAATGAAATACCTACCATCAAAGAATATTCAAACTTCACGATTGAATATTACGAATAA
- a CDS encoding DNA translocase FtsK: MIFFVSLLALFDGGFIGVLFTNTFRLLIGETYTLVLFSMALYAFMIIIKGRLPRVKWTKYLGAILILVALTTVLHFNTFNGQEPSQIFARTYDVFRNDLLTNQNRTNLGGGLLGACFYAAFGYLFGRWGTYLFAFIIFVLGFGLVESITIDQLGKLVLAFGNGMITFPKKIFPTFTEMKEVFNQGELIDDEAERPLETFEPIQPSSTRSRKQSKLSQLFSAIKSAPNNDEWAESSYQPSFQERKRVDFEPFDERTQRVAPRIEREERVLDLDYFDKIASFNEKKAVADKHQAIIQRNDIVPEPEEVLETPAAKVVTTPPEQPVNPVVQAAPVPAPTVSAPLPPRQTADHWQAQATTKQDLTEDDLDKLLAAESNTDTTQPAVKPKRSHQYQLPSKSLLKKIPPVDQSEEYARINENIEKLERTFDSFGVKAKVVKANLGPSVTKYEIEPAIGVKVSKIVSLSDDIALALAARDVRMEAPIPGKSLIGIEVPNLQVSPVSFWEIIDAALESENLLDVPLGRDISGTVCLADLSKMPHLLIAGATGSGKSVGMNVIIVSLLMKAHPDDVKFLMIDPKKVELTMYDDLPHQLAPVVTNPRKAAQALNKVVQEMERRYELFAASNVRNIDTYNEQVDEWNKEDTGTVYEKLPKIIVFVDELADLMMVASNEVESAIIRLAQMARAAGIHMIIATQRPSVDVITGIIKANVPSRLAFAVSSGTDSRTILDSVGAEKLLGRGDMLFQPMGKNKPVRVQGAYISDSEVEKITNFIKDQQVADYEDSLINLDDEQENSASVSEDEYFDEAVEMLQGLETISISQLQRKFRIGYNRAARLIDDMEAAGLVSGQDGSKPRQVL, encoded by the coding sequence ATGATATTTTTTGTGTCATTACTGGCATTATTTGATGGTGGCTTTATCGGTGTGCTGTTTACGAATACATTTCGCTTATTAATCGGCGAGACCTATACATTGGTTCTTTTTAGTATGGCACTGTATGCCTTTATGATTATTATTAAGGGCCGTTTGCCTCGTGTCAAATGGACAAAATACTTAGGCGCTATTCTTATCTTAGTAGCGCTTACCACGGTATTGCACTTCAATACCTTTAATGGGCAAGAACCGAGTCAGATTTTTGCCCGGACATATGATGTGTTTAGAAATGATTTATTAACGAATCAAAATCGAACCAATCTTGGTGGTGGTTTACTCGGTGCGTGTTTTTACGCAGCGTTTGGTTATTTATTTGGTCGTTGGGGAACCTATTTATTTGCCTTTATTATTTTTGTCTTAGGATTTGGCTTGGTTGAGTCGATTACTATTGACCAACTGGGTAAATTAGTACTGGCATTTGGTAATGGTATGATAACTTTCCCGAAAAAAATCTTCCCAACCTTTACTGAAATGAAAGAAGTATTCAATCAAGGAGAATTAATCGATGATGAAGCGGAACGGCCGTTAGAGACGTTTGAACCGATTCAACCATCGTCGACACGCTCACGCAAGCAATCGAAGTTATCCCAATTATTTAGTGCGATTAAGTCAGCGCCAAATAATGATGAGTGGGCTGAATCTTCGTATCAGCCATCGTTTCAAGAGCGTAAGCGGGTAGATTTTGAACCATTTGATGAGCGGACTCAACGTGTAGCACCCCGTATTGAACGTGAAGAACGAGTTTTGGACTTAGATTATTTTGATAAAATAGCAAGCTTTAACGAAAAGAAAGCAGTCGCTGATAAACATCAAGCGATTATCCAACGAAACGATATTGTGCCAGAACCGGAGGAAGTACTAGAAACACCGGCAGCAAAAGTGGTGACGACGCCACCGGAACAACCGGTCAATCCAGTTGTGCAAGCAGCACCAGTACCAGCACCGACAGTCAGTGCACCATTACCACCGCGTCAAACAGCGGATCATTGGCAAGCACAAGCGACGACCAAACAAGATTTAACTGAAGATGATTTAGATAAATTATTAGCAGCAGAATCAAATACAGATACGACACAACCTGCCGTGAAGCCAAAGCGGTCGCATCAATATCAATTGCCGAGCAAATCATTATTGAAAAAAATCCCACCGGTGGACCAATCAGAAGAATATGCCCGAATTAACGAAAATATTGAAAAACTTGAACGAACATTTGATAGTTTTGGCGTAAAAGCAAAAGTAGTCAAAGCGAATTTGGGTCCATCTGTAACCAAATACGAAATTGAACCAGCTATTGGTGTCAAAGTAAGTAAAATCGTGTCATTATCTGATGACATTGCACTGGCTTTAGCGGCTCGTGATGTGCGGATGGAAGCACCGATTCCTGGAAAATCTTTAATAGGGATTGAAGTGCCGAATTTACAAGTGAGTCCGGTATCCTTTTGGGAAATTATTGACGCTGCGCTTGAAAGTGAAAACTTATTGGATGTGCCATTAGGTCGGGATATTTCTGGAACAGTTTGTCTCGCTGATTTAAGTAAAATGCCACATTTACTCATTGCAGGAGCGACGGGTAGTGGTAAGTCAGTCGGTATGAATGTCATTATTGTGTCATTATTAATGAAAGCTCATCCAGATGATGTCAAATTCTTAATGATTGACCCGAAAAAAGTGGAGTTGACAATGTATGATGACTTACCTCACCAATTAGCGCCGGTAGTGACTAATCCACGAAAAGCGGCACAAGCATTGAATAAAGTTGTTCAAGAAATGGAGCGTCGTTATGAATTATTCGCTGCCTCGAATGTTCGTAATATCGATACTTATAACGAGCAAGTGGATGAGTGGAATAAGGAAGACACTGGAACGGTTTATGAAAAACTACCGAAAATCATTGTCTTTGTTGATGAGTTAGCCGACTTAATGATGGTCGCAAGCAATGAAGTCGAAAGTGCGATTATTCGTCTGGCGCAAATGGCACGTGCTGCGGGTATTCATATGATTATTGCGACTCAACGTCCGTCTGTGGATGTTATTACCGGTATTATTAAAGCGAATGTACCGAGCCGATTAGCATTTGCGGTGTCTAGTGGGACAGATTCACGGACGATTTTAGATAGTGTCGGTGCTGAGAAATTGCTCGGTCGTGGAGATATGTTATTCCAACCAATGGGTAAAAATAAACCCGTCCGTGTCCAAGGTGCGTATATTTCCGATAGTGAAGTGGAAAAGATTACTAATTTTATCAAAGACCAACAAGTTGCTGATTACGAAGATTCATTGATTAATTTAGACGACGAACAAGAAAATAGCGCATCCGTTTCAGAAGATGAGTATTTTGATGAAGCGGTCGAAATGTTACAAGGTCTAGAGACAATAAGTATTTCCCAGTTGCAACGCAAATTCCGTATCGGGTACAACCGTGCGGCACGCCTCATTGATGATATGGAAGCAGCCGGCTTAGTAAGTGGACAAGATGGTAGTAAACCAAGACAAGTGTTATAA